The following proteins come from a genomic window of Candidatus Eremiobacterota bacterium:
- a CDS encoding MFS transporter gives MIRRVAQAKTWVLAAAIIGSAMTFIDGTAVNVVLPIIQRELGADAAQMQWVVEAYALFLSALILLGGSLGDLYGRRKLFVLGILVFAVGSLGCAIAPSVNVLIAARCVQGIGAACAMPESLALISATFEGAERGRAIGLWSGFASITGAAGPVLGGWLAQHASWRWVFLINLPLAVCVLAIAVACVPESRDEEMPQHLDLPGALLATLGLGAFTYGLIQSQGGHPGLRGVAALIGGVLLLGVFVWAERRSRAPMMPLELFRSRTFSAANLYTLLLYAALGGSLYFLPFVLIDVQRYSPTAAGAVFLPFILLQFFASRWSGGLVAHIGARVPLVAGATIAGIGFGLFAVPGIGGPYWTTYFPAVVVLGIGGVLFVAPLTTTVFDAVDTEKSGVASGVNNAVARTAGLLAVAAFGIVLAGVFNLSFDQRMARHHVSAQTAKIAHDDRARLYAGTVPNDVPLQDRPAVADAVRESYLAGFRAVMIASALVCFLAALVAALAIPRQPIAAPKAQVKAAA, from the coding sequence ATGATCCGACGTGTGGCGCAGGCGAAGACGTGGGTCTTGGCGGCCGCGATCATCGGCTCGGCGATGACCTTCATCGACGGGACGGCGGTCAACGTCGTTTTGCCGATCATCCAGCGGGAACTGGGCGCGGACGCCGCGCAGATGCAGTGGGTCGTCGAGGCGTACGCGCTCTTTCTTTCCGCGCTGATCCTGCTGGGCGGCTCGCTCGGCGACCTCTACGGACGCCGGAAGCTGTTCGTCCTCGGCATCCTGGTCTTTGCGGTCGGATCGCTCGGATGCGCGATCGCGCCCAGCGTAAACGTGCTGATCGCGGCGCGCTGCGTGCAAGGGATCGGCGCGGCGTGCGCGATGCCGGAGTCGCTCGCGCTGATCAGCGCGACTTTCGAAGGCGCCGAGCGCGGGCGCGCGATCGGGCTGTGGTCGGGGTTCGCCTCGATCACCGGCGCGGCGGGGCCGGTGCTCGGCGGCTGGCTCGCGCAGCACGCCTCGTGGCGCTGGGTCTTTCTGATCAACTTGCCGCTCGCGGTGTGCGTGCTCGCGATCGCGGTGGCGTGCGTCCCGGAGAGCCGCGACGAGGAGATGCCGCAGCACCTCGATCTCCCCGGCGCGCTCCTTGCGACGCTGGGCCTCGGCGCGTTCACCTACGGCCTGATCCAATCGCAAGGCGGGCATCCGGGCCTGCGCGGGGTCGCCGCGCTGATCGGTGGTGTGCTGCTGTTGGGCGTCTTCGTGTGGGCAGAGCGGCGTTCGCGGGCGCCGATGATGCCGCTCGAGCTGTTCCGCTCGCGCACGTTCAGCGCCGCCAACCTCTACACGCTGCTGCTGTACGCGGCGCTCGGCGGCTCGCTGTACTTCTTGCCGTTCGTGCTGATCGACGTGCAGCGCTATTCGCCGACGGCGGCGGGCGCGGTGTTCCTGCCGTTCATCCTGCTGCAGTTCTTCGCCTCGCGCTGGTCGGGCGGGCTGGTCGCGCACATCGGCGCGCGCGTGCCGCTCGTCGCCGGGGCCACGATCGCGGGGATCGGCTTCGGGCTGTTTGCCGTTCCCGGAATCGGCGGACCGTACTGGACGACGTACTTTCCCGCCGTCGTCGTGCTCGGGATCGGCGGCGTGCTGTTCGTCGCGCCGCTCACCACCACGGTCTTCGACGCCGTCGACACCGAGAAGAGCGGGGTCGCGTCGGGCGTGAACAACGCCGTCGCGCGCACCGCCGGATTGCTCGCAGTGGCCGCGTTCGGCATCGTGCTGGCCGGTGTGTTCAACTTGAGCTTCGACCAGCGGATGGCGCGCCACCACGTCAGCGCGCAGACGGCGAAGATCGCGCACGACGACCGCGCGCGCCTCTACGCCGGAACGGTTCCGAACGACGTCCCGCTGCAAGATCGTCCCGCCGTCGCGGACGCCGTGCGCGAAAGCTATCTGGCCGGCTTTCGAGCGGTGATGATCGCTTCGGCGCTGGTGTGCTTTTTGGCCGCGCTCGTCGCCGCGCTCGCGATTCCGCGGCAGCCGATCGCCGCCCCGAAAGCACAGGTCAAAGCGGCCGCCTAA
- a CDS encoding GGDEF domain-containing protein: MMAPLGEHLVGYLSMFLQLGVLALLTVLAALVRRSLGRRPFDAWTLGLGANALALLVLAVAAVGRDAGLLPPLPAATIAYALLEDLCAVAFVAGARLRRGARPVPGWLIGALAVGIGFTAFGTLKSSVFLDVYRLHSTFFALLLGVAVVELLRAPRAGFGARLLTGVLAALTLDYAHVPLLTLAGVQFPANYLGLESYLTMVLDIALGVALVVQATDAAQFELERRNAELAGAQRALRDAAYTDALCGIPNRAAFLERIAEPPAAGVVAMIDLDGLKTINDCFGHAAGDHALASTARCLRERAGASGTIYRIGGDEFAGVWNGAGTGEVRAMLGGCERDLAVLAEDAALPARISWGVAAFDARTPFAEAMIAADAQLYDRRSLRRD, from the coding sequence GTGATGGCCCCGCTCGGCGAGCACCTCGTCGGATACCTCTCGATGTTCCTTCAGCTCGGCGTGCTGGCGCTGCTGACAGTCCTGGCCGCATTGGTGCGCCGCTCGCTCGGGCGGCGCCCGTTCGACGCCTGGACGCTCGGGCTCGGCGCGAACGCGCTCGCGCTGCTGGTCCTCGCCGTCGCCGCCGTCGGGCGCGACGCCGGACTTCTTCCGCCGCTCCCGGCGGCGACGATCGCCTACGCGCTGCTCGAAGATCTGTGCGCGGTCGCCTTCGTCGCCGGCGCGCGGCTGCGGCGCGGCGCGCGCCCCGTCCCCGGCTGGCTGATCGGCGCCCTCGCGGTGGGGATCGGGTTCACCGCGTTCGGCACCCTGAAGTCCAGCGTGTTTCTGGACGTGTACCGGCTGCACTCGACGTTCTTCGCGCTGCTCCTCGGCGTGGCGGTCGTCGAGCTGTTGCGCGCGCCGCGCGCGGGCTTCGGCGCGCGGCTGCTGACCGGCGTGCTCGCCGCGCTGACGCTCGATTACGCGCACGTTCCGCTGCTCACGCTGGCCGGCGTGCAGTTCCCGGCGAACTATCTCGGGCTCGAAAGCTACCTGACGATGGTGCTCGACATCGCGCTGGGCGTCGCGCTGGTCGTGCAGGCGACCGACGCCGCGCAGTTCGAGCTCGAACGCCGCAACGCCGAGCTCGCCGGCGCGCAGCGCGCGCTGCGCGACGCCGCATACACCGACGCGCTGTGCGGGATCCCGAACCGCGCGGCGTTTCTCGAGCGGATCGCGGAGCCGCCCGCCGCGGGCGTCGTCGCGATGATCGACCTCGACGGGCTCAAGACGATCAATGACTGCTTCGGCCACGCCGCCGGCGACCACGCGCTGGCGAGCACGGCGCGCTGCTTGCGCGAGCGCGCCGGCGCGAGCGGCACGATCTACCGCATCGGCGGCGACGAGTTCGCCGGCGTCTGGAACGGCGCCGGCACCGGCGAGGTGCGCGCGATGCTCGGCGGCTGCGAGCGCGATCTCGCCGTCCTGGCCGAAGACGCCGCGCTGCCGGCGCGCATCTCGTGGGGCGTCGCCGCGTTCGACGCGCGCACGCCGTTCGCCGAAGCGATGATCGCGGCCGACGCGCAGCTCTACGACCGCCGCAGCCTGCGCCGCGACTGA
- a CDS encoding glycosyltransferase family 2 protein — MHTPIAETTYVLPIRRTIVEPHDDLAAYLEVLARLLPVVVVDGSPPAVFAAHRASWPRAVEHVPVDEDRRIDLNGKVAGVVTGLRRVRTPKAVIADDDVRYDPFALRRVAALLDGADVVRPQNVFVPLPWHALLDTGRTLIARATGGDWPGTLGVRMDAYRRAGEYDGDVLFENLELVRTVRAAGGREHVAYDLFVERRAPATARYLSQRVRQAYDELARPRRLAVQLSLAPAMALAAYRFGPAALAAFALGSVLVAESGRRRADGRRVFPALAAACAPAWVAERALTSWAALGLRLARGGVRYSHGRLRVAANSERALRERYAAKTAPALAAVQP, encoded by the coding sequence ATGCACACCCCGATCGCCGAGACGACGTACGTGCTGCCGATCCGACGCACCATCGTTGAACCGCACGACGATTTGGCTGCGTACCTCGAAGTGCTCGCTCGCCTTTTGCCCGTCGTCGTCGTGGACGGCTCGCCGCCCGCCGTCTTCGCGGCGCACCGTGCGAGCTGGCCGCGCGCCGTGGAGCACGTGCCGGTCGACGAAGACCGCCGCATCGACCTCAACGGCAAAGTCGCCGGCGTGGTGACCGGACTGCGCCGCGTGCGCACGCCGAAAGCCGTGATCGCCGACGACGACGTGCGCTACGACCCGTTCGCGCTGCGGCGCGTCGCCGCGCTGCTCGACGGCGCCGACGTCGTGCGCCCGCAGAACGTCTTCGTTCCGCTGCCGTGGCACGCGCTGCTCGACACCGGCCGCACGCTGATCGCGCGCGCGACGGGCGGCGATTGGCCCGGAACGCTCGGCGTCCGGATGGACGCCTATCGCCGCGCCGGCGAGTACGACGGCGACGTGCTGTTCGAGAACCTGGAGCTGGTGCGCACGGTGCGCGCCGCCGGCGGGCGCGAGCACGTCGCATACGATCTGTTCGTCGAACGCCGCGCGCCGGCGACCGCACGGTATCTGTCGCAGCGCGTGCGGCAAGCGTACGACGAGCTCGCGCGGCCGCGGCGGCTCGCGGTGCAGCTTTCGCTCGCGCCCGCGATGGCGCTCGCCGCCTACCGCTTCGGTCCGGCCGCGCTCGCCGCGTTCGCGCTCGGTTCGGTGCTCGTCGCGGAGAGCGGCCGGCGCCGCGCCGACGGGCGCCGTGTCTTTCCCGCGCTTGCCGCGGCGTGCGCGCCAGCGTGGGTCGCCGAGCGCGCGCTCACGTCGTGGGCGGCGCTCGGGCTGCGGCTCGCGCGCGGCGGCGTGCGGTACTCGCACGGCCGGCTGCGGGTGGCGGCGAACTCGGAACGCGCGTTGCGCGAGCGCTATGCGGCGAAGACGGCGCCCGCGCTGGCCGCGGTGCAGCCGTGA
- a CDS encoding urea carboxylase-associated family protein translates to MRRRRRPRWPRCSRDRARAPRVRVAQPVRERRRARELLVSRAARRRLAAAARDRADAAVRARRARLVPRVRKRRSVLVPGREGGDPPRQLPLRSLRAARRSRGHRRACARPVRVRRRAETFRERVHHLRGGLSRARARRRACVRARAVVAAAAPARPRRAVSSVGCAGQQRSGRSELFVQRRGRCVLRDRDAPERVARGAAVRLADARFQRPRAVRAPARRRALPWPAATDPRARAAARWNDQPEPVRLRLSLRGSPVFRPGRRGELGVSVHSEALTEIPPRSGTAFVLERGEELTIVDPDGGQVADLVAFVAGDVRETLSNGRTFDYERTLALAAGNRLWSNRSRPLLTIVRDDVGTHDFLLTPCSRETWRICYGGEHDDVPGCFGNLVTALAAFGIEPDAIPTTFNVFMHVAVGPGGALTVVPPRSRAGDALVLRAEERLVIGLTACSAAASNGGTFKPIRYGRLKPASE, encoded by the coding sequence ATGCGGCGAAGACGGCGCCCGCGCTGGCCGCGGTGCAGCCGTGATCGCGCTCGAGCACCTCGAGTGCGCGTGGCGCAACCCGTTCGAGAGCGACGCCGCGCGCGCGAACTCCTCGTATCTCGCGCCGCACGACGGCGACTTGCTGCGGCTGCTCGAGACCGCGCCGACGCCGCCGTTCGCGCGCGTCGCGCACGCCTCGTTCCGCGCGTTCGTAAACGACGCTCGGTTCTCGTGCCTGGGCGCGAAGGCGGCGATCCACCGCGGCAACTACCGCTTCGGAGCCTACGCGCGGCTCGACGATCCCGCGGTCACCGAAGGGCTTGCGCGCGACCTGTACGCGTTCGCCGCCGAGCGGAAACGTTTCGAGAGCGAGTTCACCACCTACGTGGCGGTCTTTCGCGAGCGCGCGCACGACGACGAGCTTGCGTTCGAGCGCGCGCTGTGGTCGCAGCTGCAGCGCCTGCACGACCTCGACGTGCGGTATCATCCGTGGGATGCGCGGGTCAGCAGCGATCCGGCCGATCCGAGCTTTTCGTTCAGCGTCGCGGGCGCTGCGTTCTTCGTGATCGGGATGCACCCGAACGCGTCGCGCGCGGCGCGGCGGTTCGCCTGGCCGACGCTCGTTTTCAACGCCCACGAGCAGTTCGAGCGCCTGCGCGCCGACGGGCGCTTCCGTGGCCTGCAGCAACAGATCCGCGCGCGCGAGCTGCGGCTCGATGGAACGATCAACCCGAACCTGTCCGACTTCGGCTATCACTCCGAGGCTCGCCAGTATTCCGGCCGGGCCGTCGAGGCGAACTGGGCGTGTCCGTTCACAGCGAAGCGCTGACCGAGATACCGCCGCGCAGCGGGACGGCGTTCGTCCTGGAGCGCGGCGAGGAGCTGACGATCGTCGATCCGGACGGCGGACAAGTCGCGGACCTCGTCGCGTTCGTGGCCGGCGACGTGCGCGAGACGCTGAGCAACGGCCGCACCTTCGACTACGAGCGAACGCTCGCGCTGGCGGCGGGAAACCGCTTGTGGTCGAACCGCTCGCGCCCGCTGCTGACCATCGTGCGCGACGATGTGGGCACGCACGACTTTCTGCTGACGCCGTGCAGCCGCGAAACCTGGCGCATCTGCTACGGTGGCGAGCACGACGACGTTCCCGGCTGCTTCGGTAACCTCGTCACGGCGCTGGCGGCGTTCGGGATCGAGCCGGACGCGATCCCCACGACGTTCAACGTCTTCATGCACGTGGCGGTCGGCCCCGGCGGCGCGCTGACGGTGGTTCCGCCGCGCTCGCGCGCCGGCGACGCGCTCGTCCTGCGGGCCGAAGAGCGCTTGGTGATCGGGCTGACGGCGTGCTCGGCGGCCGCTTCGAACGGCGGCACGTTCAAACCGATCCGCTACGGCCGGCTGAAGCCGGCCTCGGAGTAG
- the rpsL gene encoding 30S ribosomal protein S12 yields MPTISQLVRKGREKQQKKVKTPAFRVVSTGPKPGHPDLPNRTFEVPGNPQRRGVCTQVKTITPKKPNSALRKVARVRLTNGEEVKAYIPGIGHNLQEHSVVLIRGGRVKDLPGVRYHIIRGTLDTSGAANRKQGRSKYGAKRGAKKK; encoded by the coding sequence GTGCCGACGATCTCCCAGCTGGTCCGTAAGGGCCGCGAGAAGCAGCAGAAAAAGGTGAAGACCCCGGCGTTCCGCGTCGTCTCGACCGGACCCAAGCCGGGTCACCCCGACCTGCCCAACCGGACCTTCGAGGTCCCGGGTAATCCGCAGCGCCGCGGCGTCTGCACTCAGGTCAAGACGATCACCCCGAAGAAGCCGAACTCGGCGCTCCGCAAGGTCGCCCGCGTGCGGCTGACCAACGGCGAAGAGGTCAAGGCCTACATCCCGGGGATCGGCCACAACCTCCAGGAGCACTCGGTCGTCCTCATCCGCGGCGGCCGCGTCAAAGATCTCCCCGGCGTTCGCTACCACATCATCCGCGGAACGCTCGACACCTCCGGTGCGGCGAACCGCAAGCAAGGCCGCTCCAAGTACGGCGCCAAGCGCGGCGCCAAGAAGAAATAA
- the rpsG gene encoding 30S ribosomal protein S7, protein MPRKGPVPKRPILPDPKFGSKVLARFINKVMLRGKKSVAELITYDALELIATRTGREPMDVFNQALGNAMPLVEVRPRRVGGATYQVPMEVRPDRRQAMAMRWLISYARQRPGKSMTEKLANELMDASNNQGNSIKKREDTHKMAEANKAFAHYRW, encoded by the coding sequence ATGCCGCGTAAGGGCCCCGTCCCGAAACGTCCGATCCTGCCCGATCCGAAGTTCGGCTCGAAAGTTCTCGCGCGCTTCATCAACAAGGTGATGCTGCGCGGGAAGAAGTCGGTCGCCGAGCTGATCACGTACGACGCGCTCGAGCTGATCGCGACCCGCACCGGGCGCGAGCCGATGGACGTCTTCAACCAGGCGCTGGGCAACGCGATGCCGCTGGTCGAAGTCCGTCCCCGCCGCGTCGGCGGTGCGACGTACCAAGTTCCGATGGAAGTCCGTCCCGATCGCCGGCAGGCGATGGCGATGCGCTGGCTGATCAGCTACGCGCGGCAGCGGCCCGGCAAGTCGATGACCGAGAAGCTCGCCAACGAGCTGATGGACGCGTCGAACAACCAGGGCAACTCGATCAAGAAGCGCGAGGACACCCACAAGATGGCGGAGGCGAACAAAGCCTTCGCGCACTACCGCTGGTAG
- the fusA gene encoding elongation factor G: MPLKREYPLDRTRNIGIAAHIDAGKTTATERILFYTGRTHKIGEVHDGAATMDWMVQEQERGITITSAATACTWRNTRINIIDTPGHVDFTVEVERSLRVLDGLVALFDSVAAVQPQSETVWRQANKYAVPRIIFVNKMDRMGADFFNCVRQIRTRLGAPATPIQVPIGAENEFAGVVDLFNMKKIVYTDDLGSTMAQEPVTEADGELYTTAQEWRQALIEAIAEQDDELLEMFFAEQEIPVERLHKALRAATIQGKVLPMLCGSAFKNKGVQPLLDAVVDFLPSPLDAKPITGKDPQHEDSEITRKPSDDEYFSALAFKIATDPYGNLTYFRVYSGVLEKGSYVYNARSGRKERIGRILRMHANHREDIDAIGAGDIAAAVGLSDTRTGDTLCDEKHPILLESITFPEPVIHQAIEPKTKGDQDKMGVALSRLAQEDPTFRMRTDEETQQTIIGGMGELHLEIIIDRLKREFKVEANVGKPQVAYKEAITRKVEKQGKFVRQTGGKGQYGDVWLRLEPGEPNTGYQFVWGIVGGVIPKEFQKPVQEGIREAAESGVLAGYPVLDFKATVFDGSFHDVDSSEMAFKIAGSMAFKEANRAAGPILLEPIMGVEVTAPRDYMGAVNGDLNRRRGQIQSQDEAIGGAVVIKANVPLSEMFGYATDLRSATQGRATYTMEFSHYEKAPKSVEEEIVAKAQGKKLATA, translated from the coding sequence ATGCCTCTCAAACGCGAATATCCGCTCGACCGCACCCGAAACATCGGGATCGCTGCACACATCGACGCCGGCAAGACCACGGCGACCGAGCGGATTCTCTTTTACACCGGCCGCACGCACAAGATCGGCGAGGTCCACGACGGCGCCGCGACGATGGACTGGATGGTCCAGGAGCAGGAGCGCGGGATCACGATCACGTCGGCCGCGACCGCTTGCACCTGGCGCAATACGCGCATCAACATTATCGATACGCCAGGCCACGTGGACTTCACGGTCGAGGTCGAGCGCTCGCTGCGCGTCCTCGACGGCCTGGTCGCGCTGTTCGACTCGGTCGCCGCGGTGCAGCCGCAGTCCGAGACGGTGTGGCGCCAGGCGAACAAGTATGCCGTCCCGCGCATCATCTTCGTCAACAAGATGGACCGCATGGGCGCGGACTTCTTCAACTGCGTCCGCCAGATTCGCACGCGCCTCGGCGCGCCGGCGACGCCGATCCAAGTTCCGATCGGCGCCGAGAACGAGTTTGCGGGCGTCGTCGACCTGTTCAACATGAAGAAGATCGTCTACACCGACGATCTCGGTTCGACGATGGCGCAGGAGCCCGTCACCGAAGCGGACGGAGAGCTCTACACGACCGCGCAGGAGTGGCGCCAGGCGCTGATCGAGGCGATCGCCGAGCAGGACGACGAGCTGCTCGAGATGTTCTTCGCCGAACAAGAGATCCCGGTGGAGCGCCTGCACAAGGCGTTGCGCGCCGCGACGATCCAGGGCAAGGTGCTGCCGATGCTCTGCGGCTCGGCGTTCAAGAACAAAGGCGTGCAGCCGCTGCTCGACGCCGTGGTCGACTTTCTGCCCTCGCCGCTCGACGCCAAGCCGATCACCGGCAAGGACCCGCAGCACGAGGACTCGGAGATCACGCGCAAGCCGAGCGACGACGAGTACTTCTCGGCGCTGGCGTTCAAGATCGCGACCGACCCGTACGGCAACCTGACGTACTTCCGGGTCTATTCCGGCGTGCTCGAAAAGGGCTCGTACGTCTACAACGCGCGCAGCGGCCGCAAGGAGCGCATCGGGCGCATCCTGCGCATGCACGCGAACCATCGCGAGGACATCGACGCGATCGGCGCCGGCGACATCGCAGCGGCGGTCGGGCTCTCCGACACGCGCACCGGCGACACGCTGTGCGACGAGAAGCACCCGATCCTGCTGGAGTCGATCACCTTCCCGGAGCCGGTGATCCACCAGGCGATCGAGCCGAAGACGAAGGGCGACCAGGACAAGATGGGCGTCGCGCTCTCGCGCCTCGCTCAGGAAGATCCCACCTTCCGCATGCGCACCGACGAGGAGACGCAGCAGACGATCATCGGCGGGATGGGCGAGCTCCATCTCGAGATCATCATCGACCGCTTGAAGCGGGAGTTCAAAGTCGAGGCGAACGTCGGCAAACCGCAGGTCGCGTACAAAGAAGCGATCACGAGGAAGGTCGAGAAACAGGGCAAGTTCGTCCGGCAGACCGGCGGCAAAGGCCAGTACGGTGACGTGTGGCTGCGCCTGGAGCCGGGCGAGCCGAACACGGGCTATCAGTTCGTGTGGGGCATCGTCGGCGGCGTGATCCCGAAAGAGTTCCAGAAGCCGGTTCAGGAAGGGATCCGCGAGGCCGCCGAGTCCGGAGTGCTGGCGGGCTACCCGGTCCTCGACTTCAAGGCGACGGTCTTCGACGGCTCGTTCCACGACGTGGACTCCAGCGAGATGGCGTTCAAGATCGCCGGCTCGATGGCGTTCAAGGAAGCGAACCGCGCGGCGGGGCCGATCCTGCTCGAGCCGATCATGGGCGTCGAGGTGACCGCGCCGCGCGACTACATGGGCGCGGTCAACGGCGACCTCAACCGCCGCCGCGGCCAGATCCAGTCGCAGGACGAGGCGATCGGCGGCGCGGTCGTCATCAAGGCGAACGTTCCGCTCAGCGAGATGTTCGGCTACGCGACCGACCTGCGCAGCGCGACGCAAGGGCGCGCGACGTACACCATGGAGTTCTCGCACTACGAGAAGGCGCCGAAGTCCGTCGAGGAAGAGATCGTCGCCAAGGCTCAAGGAAAAAAACTCGCGACCGCTTAG
- the tuf gene encoding elongation factor Tu, with translation MAKAKFERSKPHVNIGTTGHVDHGKTTLTAAIINCLSTENASIQKRSVDDIDNAPEEKERGITIAISHQEYETAKRHYAHVDCPGHADYIKNMITGAAQMDGAILVVAATDGPMPQTREHVLLMRQVGVQKIVVFLNKVDLVDDEELLELVELEVRELLSAYEYPGDEVPVIRGSATKALNSSGKRGDADADCVFKLMDAVDEYIPTPERPVDKPFLMPVEDVFTITGRGTVGTGRVERGQIKVGEEVEIVGLKDESRKTVVTGIEMFRKLLDAGIAGDNVGVLLRGVERNDIERGQVLAKPGSIKPHKKFKAEVYVLSKEEGGRHTPFFANYRPQFYFRTTDVTGTIKLPEGVEMVMPGDNVQMDVELITPIACEEGLRFAIREGGRTVGAGVVTTVAD, from the coding sequence ATGGCAAAGGCAAAGTTCGAGCGGTCGAAGCCGCACGTCAACATCGGGACGACGGGACACGTCGACCACGGTAAGACGACGCTTACGGCTGCGATCATCAACTGCCTCTCGACCGAGAACGCGAGCATCCAGAAGCGCAGCGTCGACGACATCGACAATGCGCCCGAGGAGAAAGAGCGCGGTATCACGATCGCGATCTCGCACCAGGAGTACGAGACGGCGAAGCGCCACTACGCGCACGTCGACTGCCCCGGTCACGCCGACTACATCAAGAACATGATCACCGGCGCGGCGCAGATGGACGGAGCGATCCTGGTCGTCGCGGCGACCGACGGTCCGATGCCGCAGACGCGCGAGCACGTGCTGCTCATGCGCCAGGTCGGCGTGCAGAAGATCGTGGTGTTCCTCAACAAGGTCGACCTGGTCGACGACGAGGAGCTCCTGGAGCTCGTCGAGCTCGAAGTGCGGGAGCTGCTCTCGGCGTACGAGTACCCCGGCGACGAGGTCCCGGTCATCCGCGGCTCGGCGACCAAGGCGCTCAACAGCTCCGGCAAGCGCGGTGATGCGGACGCCGACTGCGTGTTCAAGCTCATGGACGCGGTCGACGAGTACATTCCGACGCCCGAGCGCCCCGTCGACAAGCCGTTCCTCATGCCGGTCGAAGACGTCTTCACGATCACCGGCCGCGGGACGGTCGGAACCGGTCGCGTCGAGCGCGGTCAGATCAAGGTCGGCGAAGAGGTCGAGATCGTGGGACTCAAGGACGAGTCGCGCAAGACGGTCGTCACCGGCATCGAGATGTTCCGCAAGCTGCTCGACGCGGGGATCGCCGGCGACAACGTCGGCGTGCTGCTGCGCGGCGTGGAGCGCAACGACATCGAGCGCGGCCAAGTCCTCGCGAAGCCCGGCTCGATCAAGCCGCACAAGAAGTTCAAGGCCGAGGTGTACGTCCTCTCCAAGGAAGAGGGCGGGCGCCACACGCCGTTCTTCGCCAACTACCGCCCGCAGTTCTATTTCCGCACGACCGACGTGACCGGCACGATCAAGCTGCCGGAAGGCGTCGAGATGGTGATGCCCGGCGACAACGTCCAGATGGACGTCGAGCTGATCACGCCGATCGCGTGCGAAGAGGGACTCCGTTTCGCGATCCGCGAGGGCGGCCGCACGGTCGGCGCCGGCGTCGTGACGACGGTCGCCGACTAA
- the rpsJ gene encoding 30S ribosomal protein S10: MSKQKIRIRLKAYDHRVLDQSAERIVDTAKRTGAFVSGPVPLPTEINRFCVNRSPHVDKKSREHFEMRTHKRLIDILQASPKTMDALMHLDLPAGVDIELKA; the protein is encoded by the coding sequence ATGTCGAAGCAGAAGATTCGTATCAGGCTCAAGGCGTACGATCACCGCGTGCTCGATCAGTCGGCCGAGCGCATCGTCGACACGGCGAAGCGCACGGGCGCGTTCGTCAGCGGTCCGGTGCCGCTCCCCACGGAGATCAACCGGTTCTGCGTCAACCGGTCCCCGCACGTCGACAAGAAGTCGCGCGAGCACTTCGAGATGCGCACCCACAAGCGCCTCATCGACATTCTGCAGGCCTCGCCGAAGACGATGGACGCGCTGATGCACCTCGACTTGCCGGCGGGCGTGGACATCGAACTGAAGGCGTGA
- a CDS encoding SRPBCC family protein, with the protein MPTPIDVTYERTFSGTTRRIFELLSDMGTSQDRVWPFASQPFMRSPGPLTPGTTEEWHLGLHSVLEDVQPEKQIVWRIDTEGVDGTHTFSLEADGRRVTVRHRLTATLDDVQGRLLWRRLEEQHERAIEGLFDKLARVLKR; encoded by the coding sequence ATGCCGACGCCGATCGACGTCACGTACGAGCGGACATTCAGCGGGACGACGCGCCGGATCTTCGAGCTGCTCAGCGACATGGGGACCTCGCAGGACCGGGTGTGGCCGTTCGCCTCGCAGCCGTTCATGCGCAGCCCGGGCCCGCTGACGCCCGGGACGACGGAGGAGTGGCACCTCGGACTGCACTCCGTGCTCGAAGACGTCCAGCCCGAGAAGCAGATCGTCTGGCGGATCGACACTGAGGGAGTCGACGGGACCCACACGTTCTCGCTGGAGGCCGACGGCCGCCGCGTCACCGTGCGCCACCGGCTCACGGCGACGCTCGACGACGTGCAGGGCCGCCTGCTCTGGCGCCGTCTCGAGGAGCAGCACGAGCGCGCCATCGAGGGACTTTTCGACAAGCTGGCACGCGTCCTGAAACGCTAG